One genomic segment of Thermovibrio guaymasensis includes these proteins:
- a CDS encoding SurA N-terminal domain-containing protein, which produces MKKALLTALIVASASTSSMAADKVLATVNGKKITESQLNSAIDSLPAKYQGLKNNPQFRKMVLENMVKEEILYQEAQKEGIEKDPKVQKELELAKRRILVQELIRKHVKVPKVNVTDEEARAFYEKNKKQFIDPNGKQIPFQSLKPFIVQSLKQQKEQEAFRKAIKKYVMELQKKGKVQINGK; this is translated from the coding sequence ATGAAAAAGGCACTTCTAACGGCTCTAATCGTAGCTTCAGCCTCAACTTCATCAATGGCGGCAGATAAGGTCTTAGCAACAGTTAACGGCAAGAAAATTACGGAAAGCCAGCTCAACAGTGCAATTGACAGTCTGCCCGCTAAATATCAAGGACTTAAGAATAACCCTCAGTTCAGGAAAATGGTCCTTGAGAACATGGTTAAGGAAGAGATCCTCTACCAGGAAGCCCAAAAGGAGGGAATAGAGAAGGACCCGAAAGTTCAAAAAGAGTTGGAACTGGCCAAAAGGAGGATACTAGTTCAGGAACTCATAAGGAAACACGTTAAAGTCCCTAAAGTTAACGTAACGGACGAGGAGGCAAGGGCTTTTTATGAGAAGAATAAAAAGCAGTTTATAGATCCAAACGGAAAACAAATTCCCTTCCAGTCACTCAAACCTTTCATAGTTCAGTCTCTCAAACAGCAGAAAGAGCAGGAGGCCTTCAGAAAGGCAATTAAAAAGTACGTTATGGAACTCCAAAAGAAGGGAAAAGTCCAGATAAACGGCAAGTAA
- a CDS encoding YceD family protein: MKRKVNLSEVTVKEPIKVDTEIQPSLVELPPEEVSKSSPFKLHLEVKKKPVGYQVKGRVTGEVELTCSRCLKKFSHKVDREFNYDLMPTSQISGGQIKSGELDIKFSDESILDLAEVVQEQVMLELPVKPLCSPECKEVKYTEGEFEEEEEKREVDKRWEKLKELQNKLREKEK; encoded by the coding sequence ATGAAGAGGAAAGTCAATTTAAGTGAAGTTACAGTAAAGGAGCCTATTAAGGTTGATACTGAAATACAGCCTTCACTGGTGGAGCTCCCCCCTGAGGAAGTTAGCAAGTCTTCCCCCTTTAAACTCCACCTTGAGGTAAAGAAAAAGCCCGTAGGTTATCAGGTTAAAGGTAGGGTTACGGGAGAGGTTGAGCTTACCTGTAGTAGGTGTTTAAAGAAGTTTAGCCATAAGGTTGATAGGGAGTTTAATTACGATCTGATGCCGACTTCCCAAATAAGCGGAGGGCAGATAAAGTCTGGGGAACTTGATATAAAATTCTCCGATGAAAGTATCCTTGACCTTGCCGAAGTTGTTCAGGAGCAGGTTATGTTGGAGCTCCCCGTTAAGCCCCTTTGCAGCCCTGAGTGTAAGGAGGTTAAGTACACAGAAGGGGAGTTTGAGGAGGAAGAGGAGAAGAGAGAAGTTGATAAGAGATGGGAGAAGTTAAAGGAACTTCAAAATAAACTAAGGGAAAAGGAGAAGTAA
- the rpmF gene encoding 50S ribosomal protein L32 — protein sequence MAVPKRKVSRTRRDKRRTHWKAKNPAISVCPNCLQPKLPHRVCRHCGYYKGETVVEVEE from the coding sequence ATGGCAGTTCCAAAGAGAAAAGTCTCAAGAACTAGAAGGGACAAGAGGAGAACTCACTGGAAGGCCAAGAACCCTGCTATCTCCGTCTGCCCCAACTGTCTTCAGCCAAAGCTTCCTCACAGGGTTTGCAGGCACTGTGGTTACTACAAAGGGGAGACAGTTGTAGAGGTAGAGGAGTAA
- the plsX gene encoding phosphate acyltransferase PlsX: MRIVLDAMGGDFAPQVPVMGAVQAVKELGVKVFLTGKKELVESELKKYSYPEDLIEVVDASQSVSMDEQPSKALRKRDSSIHVGLNLVKEGRADAFVSAGNTGAVMAISLFTVGRIRGVERPAITAVLPNLTGYTFLLDVGANVDCKPFHLLQFAVMGSAYARYVLDEERPRVGLLNVGEEEGKGNELAKEAYRLLKDAKDKGLNFIGNAEGRDIYSGKFDVIVCDGFVGNVCLKLSESIAKTLAKILKEEIDKHFISKIGAITLKPAIKGFKRRIDYAEIGGAPLLGLNAPVIISHGSSNAKAIKNAIKTATRFVKSELNRHIEEEIERFGKSNGS; the protein is encoded by the coding sequence ATGAGGATTGTCCTTGATGCCATGGGGGGTGACTTTGCCCCCCAGGTTCCCGTAATGGGAGCTGTTCAGGCCGTAAAGGAGCTGGGCGTAAAAGTTTTCCTAACGGGGAAGAAGGAACTTGTAGAGAGCGAACTTAAAAAGTACTCCTATCCTGAAGACTTAATTGAAGTAGTTGATGCTTCCCAGTCTGTTAGTATGGATGAACAACCTTCAAAGGCCCTCAGGAAGAGGGACTCCTCAATCCACGTAGGCCTTAACCTCGTTAAAGAGGGGAGGGCCGATGCCTTCGTTAGTGCAGGTAACACCGGTGCGGTTATGGCCATATCCCTCTTCACAGTTGGAAGGATAAGGGGGGTTGAAAGACCTGCCATTACGGCCGTTCTTCCAAACCTTACCGGCTATACTTTCCTACTTGACGTTGGAGCGAACGTTGACTGTAAGCCCTTTCACCTTCTCCAGTTTGCGGTTATGGGTAGCGCTTACGCCCGTTACGTCCTCGATGAGGAGAGGCCAAGGGTTGGTCTTTTAAACGTTGGAGAGGAGGAAGGAAAGGGAAACGAACTGGCTAAGGAAGCCTATAGGCTCCTTAAGGATGCTAAGGATAAGGGCCTTAACTTTATTGGGAATGCTGAAGGAAGGGATATTTATTCTGGGAAATTTGACGTTATAGTTTGTGACGGTTTTGTAGGTAACGTTTGTTTAAAGTTGAGTGAAAGTATAGCTAAAACTCTTGCAAAGATCCTGAAGGAAGAGATAGATAAGCACTTCATCTCAAAAATTGGTGCAATAACTCTAAAGCCGGCGATAAAGGGCTTTAAAAGGAGAATTGATTACGCAGAGATTGGTGGAGCTCCCCTTCTTGGTCTAAACGCTCCTGTTATAATCTCCCATGGGAGCTCAAACGCAAAAGCGATAAAGAACGCTATTAAAACAGCTACCCGTTTTGTAAAGAGCGAACTTAACAGACACATAGAGGAAGAGATAGAGAGGTTCGGGAAGTCAAATGGGAGTTAG
- a CDS encoding beta-ketoacyl-ACP synthase III, with the protein MGVRIVSTGSYLPDRVLTNFDLESMVETSDQWITTRTGIKERRISKGETTSDMATEAAVRALGDVSPENLELIVVATATPDSFFPSTACKVQSKIGNRGAVAFDVSAACTGFIYALYVADSIMRSKGVSRALVIGAERLSKIVDWSDRTTCILFGDGAGAVYLETSEDEGILGFDLGADGSYGELLAVPSVGSNEEFPYYIRMKGNEVFKVAVRTMVESALRVLEKVGMKPEDVSLLIPHQANLRIIKAVSERLGINQEKVFVNLDRYGNTSAASIPVALDEALRSGKLKRGDVALLVAFGGGFTWGSCVIKV; encoded by the coding sequence ATGGGAGTTAGAATCGTTTCAACAGGCTCTTACCTGCCAGATAGAGTCCTTACTAACTTTGACCTTGAGAGTATGGTTGAGACCTCCGACCAGTGGATAACTACAAGGACTGGGATAAAGGAGAGGAGGATCAGCAAGGGAGAAACAACCTCAGATATGGCTACTGAGGCGGCGGTAAGGGCTTTAGGGGATGTTTCACCTGAAAACCTTGAGCTCATAGTTGTTGCAACGGCAACTCCCGATTCCTTCTTCCCTTCAACTGCCTGTAAAGTTCAATCAAAGATAGGGAACAGAGGAGCAGTTGCCTTTGACGTTTCTGCTGCCTGCACAGGTTTTATTTATGCCCTTTACGTTGCTGATTCAATTATGAGGAGTAAGGGAGTAAGTAGGGCTCTCGTAATAGGTGCTGAAAGGTTGTCAAAGATAGTTGACTGGAGTGACAGAACCACCTGCATTCTCTTTGGAGATGGTGCAGGAGCAGTTTACCTTGAAACTTCAGAGGATGAAGGGATCCTCGGCTTTGACCTTGGAGCTGACGGTTCTTACGGGGAGCTCCTTGCAGTTCCTTCTGTAGGTTCAAACGAAGAATTTCCTTACTACATTAGGATGAAGGGAAATGAGGTCTTTAAGGTTGCCGTTAGGACTATGGTTGAATCGGCTTTAAGAGTTCTAGAGAAGGTTGGAATGAAGCCTGAAGATGTATCTCTCCTAATTCCTCATCAGGCAAACTTGCGTATAATAAAGGCGGTTTCTGAGAGGTTGGGCATAAATCAGGAGAAAGTCTTTGTTAACCTTGATAGATACGGAAATACCAGTGCAGCTTCAATACCCGTTGCCTTAGATGAAGCCTTAAGGAGCGGAAAGTTAAAGAGGGGAGATGTTGCCCTGTTGGTCGCTTTTGGGGGAGGTTTTACCTGGGGTTCCTGTGTTATAAAAGTTTAA
- the fabK gene encoding enoyl-[acyl-carrier-protein] reductase FabK encodes MLKTRLCEILGIEYPILQGGMAWIADAELAAAVSNAGGLGIIAGGSRSAEELRQEIRKCKELTDKPFGVNVMLMMPNAEDIIRVCIEEEVPVVTTGAGNPGKYIPAFKEKGIKVIPVVASDALAKRMERIGVDAVVAEGMEAGGHIGKLTTMVLIPSIVRAVSIPVIAAGGIALGEQAAAAFALGAEGVQVGTRFLAAKECNVHPKYKEKILKARFNQVTVTGITTGHPVRLIENKLTKKFEELEFSGAPKEELEELGRGRLRLAAESGDVDWGSVMAGQVVGYVNKEETAEEIIKDIMGGAERTLKNLCNKFFNCEV; translated from the coding sequence ATGTTAAAGACGAGGCTCTGTGAGATACTCGGAATTGAGTATCCGATTTTACAAGGGGGAATGGCCTGGATTGCAGATGCCGAGCTTGCCGCTGCAGTTTCAAATGCTGGAGGTCTTGGGATTATTGCAGGCGGTAGCAGGAGCGCTGAAGAGCTCCGCCAGGAGATTAGAAAGTGTAAAGAGCTTACGGATAAGCCCTTTGGCGTAAATGTAATGCTAATGATGCCTAACGCTGAGGATATTATAAGAGTTTGTATTGAAGAGGAAGTTCCGGTAGTAACAACCGGAGCGGGAAACCCGGGAAAGTACATCCCCGCCTTTAAGGAAAAGGGAATAAAGGTAATTCCTGTTGTTGCAAGTGATGCCCTTGCAAAGAGAATGGAGAGGATAGGCGTTGATGCTGTGGTTGCCGAAGGAATGGAAGCCGGAGGCCATATAGGGAAGTTGACTACAATGGTTCTCATTCCTTCCATAGTAAGGGCTGTAAGTATTCCTGTAATTGCTGCCGGTGGAATAGCCCTTGGAGAACAAGCAGCTGCAGCCTTTGCCCTCGGAGCTGAAGGAGTCCAAGTAGGTACTCGCTTCTTGGCAGCTAAGGAGTGTAACGTTCACCCCAAGTATAAGGAGAAGATATTAAAGGCGCGTTTCAATCAGGTTACTGTTACCGGAATTACGACAGGCCATCCTGTAAGGCTCATTGAGAATAAGTTGACTAAGAAGTTTGAGGAACTTGAGTTTTCAGGAGCTCCAAAGGAGGAGCTTGAGGAACTTGGAAGGGGAAGGCTCCGTCTTGCTGCTGAGAGCGGTGATGTTGATTGGGGCTCTGTGATGGCCGGTCAGGTTGTCGGATACGTTAATAAAGAGGAGACGGCTGAGGAAATTATTAAGGACATAATGGGAGGAGCTGAGAGGACCTTGAAGAATTTGTGCAACAAGTTCTTTAATTGTGAGGTTTAA